In Flammeovirgaceae bacterium 311, one DNA window encodes the following:
- a CDS encoding transketolase (COG3959 Transketolase, N-terminal subunit), with translation MSIEELEGISNQVRRDIVRMVHSCQSGHPGGSLGCTDFLVALYFRELTHNPDFQMDGVGEDLFFLSNGHISPVWYSVLARSGYFDKAELASFRKIDSRLQGHPTTHEGLPGIRIASGSLGQGLSAAIGAALTKKLNGDRSLVFSLHGDGELQEGQIWEAAMFAPHNKVDNLITTIDVNGQQIDGPVDQVLGLGNLRAKWEAFGWEVLEMNGNDMQDVVRVVDLAKSKAHKAKPILILMQTNMGHGVDFMTGSHKWHGVAPNDEQLQKALDQLEETLGDY, from the coding sequence ATGAGTATAGAAGAACTAGAAGGCATCAGCAATCAGGTGCGCAGAGACATTGTGCGGATGGTGCACAGCTGCCAGTCAGGGCATCCGGGAGGATCATTGGGCTGCACCGATTTTTTAGTAGCTCTTTATTTCCGGGAGCTTACCCACAATCCAGACTTCCAGATGGATGGAGTAGGCGAGGATTTATTTTTCCTCTCCAACGGCCACATCTCCCCTGTGTGGTACAGTGTTTTAGCCCGCTCGGGCTACTTTGACAAAGCAGAGCTGGCAAGCTTCCGCAAGATAGATTCCCGGCTGCAGGGCCACCCCACCACCCATGAGGGGCTGCCCGGCATCCGCATTGCCTCCGGTTCGCTGGGGCAGGGCTTATCGGCTGCCATTGGAGCTGCCTTAACCAAGAAGCTCAACGGCGACAGGAGCCTTGTTTTTTCCCTTCATGGAGACGGAGAGCTGCAGGAGGGCCAGATCTGGGAAGCAGCCATGTTTGCCCCCCACAACAAGGTAGACAACCTCATCACCACCATTGATGTAAACGGCCAGCAGATAGACGGACCTGTAGACCAGGTGCTGGGCCTGGGCAACTTAAGAGCCAAGTGGGAAGCCTTTGGCTGGGAGGTGCTGGAGATGAACGGCAACGACATGCAGGATGTGGTACGGGTAGTGGATTTAGCCAAGAGCAAAGCCCACAAGGCAAAGCCCATCCTGATCCTGATGCAGACCAACATGGGCCATGGCGTAGACTTTATGACCGGCTCCCACAAGTGGCATGGCGTAGCCCCTAATGATGAGCAGCTCCAAAAGGCGCTGGATCAGCTGGAAGAAACACTGGGCGATTACTAA